The proteins below are encoded in one region of Paenacidovorax monticola:
- a CDS encoding Bug family tripartite tricarboxylate transporter substrate binding protein, with product MMNKRTLLHAAGLLACTLGLGSQAQAQDFPPRKPVTLVVGFAAGGAADAAARLIAKKLGENIGQSVVVDNKGGAGGNIAHQYVANAAADGSVLLFGSVGPLTIAPHLMKVNYDPFKELAPISGGVYFPNVLVVHKGTGVKNLAEFVQLARKKPGSVDFASTGAGSASHLAGELFNQRAGVDMVHVPYKGGAPALQDLLGERVASYFSAPPTAMPHVEAGKLIPLATTGLTRPAYLPGIPTVAESGFPGFEALNWYAFVAPGKTPAPLLDRWNQEIVKVLNDPGVKEALNKHGLTPQPTTRAEFAAFMKKESAQWAAIIKERKLTAD from the coding sequence ATGATGAACAAACGCACCCTGCTGCATGCCGCCGGCCTGCTGGCCTGCACCCTGGGCCTGGGCAGCCAGGCACAGGCCCAGGACTTTCCGCCCAGAAAGCCTGTCACCCTGGTCGTGGGCTTCGCGGCCGGCGGCGCGGCCGACGCGGCCGCGCGCCTGATCGCCAAGAAGCTCGGCGAGAACATCGGCCAGTCGGTCGTGGTGGACAACAAGGGCGGCGCGGGCGGCAACATCGCCCACCAGTACGTGGCCAATGCCGCCGCCGACGGCTCGGTGCTGCTGTTCGGCTCGGTGGGACCGCTGACCATCGCGCCGCACCTCATGAAGGTGAACTACGACCCGTTCAAGGAACTCGCCCCCATTTCGGGCGGCGTGTACTTTCCGAACGTGCTCGTGGTGCACAAGGGCACCGGCGTGAAGAACCTGGCCGAGTTCGTGCAGCTGGCCAGGAAGAAGCCCGGCAGCGTGGACTTCGCCTCCACGGGCGCGGGCTCGGCCTCGCACCTCGCGGGTGAACTGTTCAACCAGCGCGCGGGCGTGGACATGGTGCACGTGCCCTACAAGGGCGGCGCCCCCGCGCTGCAGGATCTGCTGGGCGAGCGCGTGGCCTCGTACTTCTCGGCCCCGCCCACGGCCATGCCGCACGTGGAGGCCGGCAAGCTCATCCCGCTGGCCACCACGGGCCTCACGCGGCCGGCCTACCTGCCCGGCATCCCCACGGTGGCCGAGTCGGGCTTCCCCGGCTTCGAGGCGCTGAACTGGTACGCCTTCGTGGCGCCGGGCAAGACGCCCGCGCCGCTGCTCGACCGCTGGAACCAGGAAATCGTGAAGGTATTGAACGACCCCGGCGTGAAGGAAGCGCTCAACAAGCACGGCCTCACGCCCCAGCCCACCACGCGCGCCGAGTTCGCGGCCTTCATGAAGAAGGAATCGGCCCAATGGGCCGCGATCATCAAGGAGCGCAAGCTCACGGCGGACTGA
- the tcuB gene encoding tricarballylate utilization 4Fe-4S protein TcuB has product MQTLEALARDARALALGEPVPPSAAEAEVARQLQICNACRYCEGFCAVFPAMTRRLEFPKADVHFLANLCHNCGACLHACQYAPPHEFAVNIPQAMAQVRGQTYQDYAWPPALGALYRRNGLALSVALAGGLALFLALAVALRGSLWSVPGADFYAIFPHNLLVGLFAPVFLFATLALALGVRRFWRDVAPATSGAPLSAPATAEATHAVLRLQYLDGGHGDGCHNEDDAYTLSRRRFHHLTFYGFLLCFAATAVATLSHYLLGLPAPYDLPSVPKLLGAAGGVSLTLGTAGLWRLNLRRHALHGDAAQKPMDRGFIALLFLTATSGLGLWAARGTPAMALLLCLHLGAVMALFATLPYGKFAHGIFRTAALLRHAVEKRQPHPIGLGAD; this is encoded by the coding sequence ATGCAAACGCTTGAAGCCCTCGCGCGCGATGCCCGGGCCCTGGCGCTGGGCGAGCCCGTGCCCCCTTCGGCCGCCGAGGCCGAGGTGGCGCGCCAGCTGCAGATCTGCAACGCCTGCCGCTACTGCGAAGGCTTCTGCGCCGTGTTCCCGGCCATGACGCGCCGGCTCGAGTTCCCGAAGGCCGACGTGCACTTCCTCGCCAACCTGTGCCACAACTGCGGCGCCTGCCTGCATGCCTGCCAGTACGCGCCGCCGCACGAGTTCGCGGTGAACATCCCGCAGGCCATGGCCCAGGTGCGCGGCCAGACCTACCAGGACTACGCCTGGCCCCCCGCGCTGGGCGCGCTGTACCGGCGCAACGGGCTCGCGCTCTCGGTGGCGCTGGCGGGCGGGCTCGCACTGTTCCTGGCGCTGGCCGTGGCGCTCCGGGGGTCGCTGTGGAGCGTGCCGGGCGCGGACTTCTACGCCATCTTTCCGCACAACCTGCTCGTGGGCCTGTTCGCGCCCGTGTTCCTGTTCGCCACGCTGGCGCTGGCGCTCGGCGTGCGCCGCTTCTGGCGCGATGTGGCGCCCGCCACCAGCGGCGCGCCGCTGAGCGCGCCCGCCACCGCCGAGGCCACGCATGCGGTGCTGCGCCTCCAATACCTGGACGGCGGCCACGGCGACGGCTGCCACAACGAGGACGACGCCTACACCCTCTCGCGCCGGCGGTTCCATCACCTCACGTTCTACGGCTTCCTGCTGTGCTTCGCGGCCACGGCCGTGGCTACGCTGAGCCACTACCTGCTCGGGCTGCCCGCGCCCTACGACCTGCCCAGCGTGCCCAAGCTGCTCGGAGCGGCCGGCGGCGTGTCGCTCACGCTCGGCACGGCGGGCCTGTGGCGGCTGAACCTGCGCCGCCACGCGCTGCACGGCGACGCCGCGCAGAAGCCCATGGACCGGGGCTTCATCGCGCTGCTGTTCCTCACCGCCACCAGCGGTCTGGGCCTGTGGGCCGCGCGCGGCACGCCCGCCATGGCGCTGCTGCTGTGCCTGCACCTGGGCGCGGTGATGGCGCTGTTCGCCACGCTGCCCTACGGCAAGTTCGCGCACGGCATCTTCCGCACCGCCGCGCTGCTGCGCCATGCGGTGGAAAAGCGCCAGCCCCACCCCATCGGCCTCGGCGCCGACTGA